CTGGGGCTCGGGTCGGAGCGGGCCTTCCAGCGCGAGCAGTTCGCGTCGGTGCTGCTGTTCGTCTGGGGGGGCCAGGTGCTGCCCGTGTTCCTGACGTCCGTCCGGGTGGAGGAGACGAACTTCCTGCCATCGCTGGTGGCCTACCGGGCGACGGTGTCGCTCACGTTGCAGGTCATCGAGGGCAACAACCCGTTCTACCTGCGGGAGAAGGCCCGTCAGCTCGTGGGCGCGGCGGTCAACAGCGGCCGGCTCACCGCGGACCTGCTCAAGGGGGTGCTGTGATGTTCCCGCGTGACTCGCGGTATGCGAAGGCCCGTGCCTTCGACGAGGACCCGGTGTTGGGGGAGGTGTTCCGCGGCGTGAGGCCTCGCGCCATCGGCCCGGCCACCGGCGTGTTGGAGCACGTGGTCCGCTCCGGTGAGCGCCTGGATCTGCTGGCGCGCCACTACTACAACGACGCGAGGCTGTGGTGGCGCATCCTGGACGCCAACCCGGGCTTCCTCTTCGGCGGCGACCTGACGCTCGACGGCTTCGTGGGCCAGGTCATCCTCATCCCCCGGGCCACGGAATAGCGCCATGCTGGCCGACCTGTTCAGCGAGCGCTTCCGGGCACCCGTCGAGTGCGCCATCGAGGTGCGAGGCCGTCCCATCACCTCGCTCTATCCGTTCCTGCGCGAAGCCCGCGTGGAGATGAGCCGCGACCGGGTCGGCGTGGCGACGCTCGTCTTCGACACGCGCCGCGACGAGAGCGGGCGCTGGACGGTGCAGGACGCGGAGGTCCTGGCCCCCTGGGAGCCCATCCTCATCGAGGCCCGCTTCGGTCAGCGCACCGAGGAGGTGCTGCGGGGCTTCGTGCGCGAGGTGCGCGCGGACTACCCCGAGGACATGGGCACCGCCCGCGTCACGGTGTCCTGCCAGGACGAATCGCTGGCGATGGACCGCGAGCACGTGCGGCGCGTGTGGGGCGCGGAGGTCCCCACGTCGGACGGCGTGCTGCTGGCGGAGATCGCCGCGCGCCACGGTCTGGCGGTGGACCCCACCAGCGGCGCCGGCCTGAGCGGCTTGGTGGTGCCGCAGGACTCCTCCGACATCCGGTTCCTGCGTGCCCGGGCCGAGGCCAACGGGTACGAGCTGCTGGTCCGGGGGGGCGTCATCTACTTCGGCCCCATGCGGCTGGACGCCGAGCCCCAACCGACCATCCGCGTCTACGCGGGCCTGGACACGCACTGTCGCGCGTTGAGCGTCACCACGGACGGGCACCGCCCGAACACGGTGGCGGTGGACCTGGCCCCCTTGTCGGGCGCGGAGCCACGCCGGCAGGAGGTGACGCCGGACCTCCCGCTGCTCGGGACCCGACAGGCGCACGGTGGACGTGAGGGGCGCGACTTCACGTGGCTGCTCACCCGCGAGGGGGCCGTGGACGAGGAGGAGCTGCTCGCCCGGGCCCGGCGCAAGGTGAACGACTTCTCCCTGCGCGTGCGCGCGGAAGGGGAGCTGGACGGCACGGCCTACGGCCATGTCCTCAAGGTGGGCCAGCCCGTGGGCGTGGACGGCGTCGGTGAGTGGCTGGGCGGCATCTACTACGTGGACGCCGTCACGCATGTCTTCTCTCACGAGGGTTACCGGCAGGGGCTGCGCCTCCTGCGCAATGCCTACGGGGACAACCTCGGGGGCGGGGCGCTCAACGTGCTGGGAGGTCTCCTGTGACGCCAGAGCTGCTCACGGAGCTCGTCCGGCATACGCGCGACAAGTACTTCGGCAAGTACCGGGGCTTCGTCGTGGACAACCAGGACCCGGAAGGACTGGGGCGCCTCAAGCTGCGGGTGCCGTCGGTGCTGGGCGCCGAGCCCTCGCCCTGGGCGCTGCCCTGCGTGCCCTTCGGTGGCGCCGCGGGACATGGCTGGTTCGCCATTCCGGAGGTGGATGCCCAGGTGTGGGTGGAGTTCGAGGAGGGGGACCTGCGCAGGCCCATCTGGACGGGGACGTTCTGGCAGAAGAAGGAGGACGTGCCGGAGGACGCGGCGAAGACGCCTCCCACCACGCGCCTGCTGCGCACGCCCGCGGGCCACGTGTTGCGGTTCGACGACGCGAAGGACGAGGAGGCGGTGCTGCTCCACCACCCGAAGGGGGCCGAGCTGAGCATCGACCCGAAGGGGACGGTGGCGCTGACGGACGCCAAGGGCGCCACGGTGGTGCTGGACGCGGAGGGCGAGGAGCTGCGCGTCGAGGACAGTCACGGCAACTCGCTCGTCCTGTCCTCCAGCGGCGTGCGGGTGGAGGACTCGCACGGCAACACCATCGAGACCGCGTCCTCGGGGGTGAAGGTGAAGGGCCAGCAGGTGGTGGTGGAGGGGACGCAGGTGCTCTTGGGCGGCAGTGGCGGGGAGCCCGTCATCAAGGGGCAGAGCTTCCTCACCCTGTTCGCCACGCACGTGCACACCTCGTCGGCGCCGGGGGGCCCCACGTCGCCGCCCATCCCCCAGGGCGAGATGAGCACGCTGTCGACGTCGGTGATGACGAAGTGAGGGAAAGGGACGAGGGATGAGCGAGCCATTCGATCAGCGTCAGCGCCTGGGGGACCCACCGTGCCTGGCCTTCCCGTTCCGCGTGGAGGCGCAGGGGCCGGCCATCAGCCGGCGCGGCCAGCACGTGCGGGAGCAGATCGAGCAGGTCCTCTTCACCACGCCCGGAGAGCGGGTGTTCCGCCCGGACTTCGGGGGTGGGGCGAAGATGCTGGTGTTCGAACCCAACGGCACGCCGCTGTGGGACGTGACGCGGCGGCGCATGCAGGCGGCGCTGGCGGACGCGCTGCGCGGAGAGGTGGACCCGGGCAGCCTGGAGCTGGAGGTGACGGGCGAGGACGAGAAGCTCCAGCTCGTCGTGCGCTACCGCCTCACCACGCTGGGGGTTCCCCAGCAGCAGCTCTTCGCGGTGGGAGGCGTCGGTGGCTGACACGCCCGTCCCTGAAATCATCTTCGAGCCCGGGCTGCCGGGGTGTGGCCGCCGCGTGGTGCGGGGACTGCCCCGGCCGCTCCCCGACGTGGGCAACGACTTCGACTGGCAGGTGCGCGACTTCGACGGCTTCCGCCGCTTCATGATGGAGGAGCTGGCGGCGCGCTTCCCGGAGCGCCAGCGCTGGACGGCGGCGGACATCGAGGTCGTCCTGGTGGAGGTGCTGTCGGCGGTGCTCGACCAGCTGTCGGACATGGCGGACCGGGTCGCCGCCGAGTCCTTCCTGGAGACCGCGCGCCGGCCGGAGTCCGTGCGGCGGCTGTTGCGGCTCATCGGCTACGACGCGGAGCGCATGGCCTTCGCCGCGGGAGACATCCGCACCAACCCGGCGGCGGATGGGGCGGGGGCGAGGACGGAGCTGGAGCAGGCCTGGGCGGCGAACCCCTTCTTGATGGAGGCGGCGCGGCGCGCGGGGCCTCGCGAGCTGCACGTCCAGCGGCGCATGGTGACGGTGGAGGACTACGGCGGGATGCTGGAGGAGCACCCGCTGGTCCGCCACGCGCAGGCCTCGCTGGAGTGGGGCGGCTCGTGGACCGTCGTGCGGGTGGCCATCATCGGGGGGAATGACCGGGTGCTGGATGCCGTGGAGGGCACGAGCGCCGCGGCCACCACGCCCGCGGACCTGCGCAAGCGCGTGGAGCGCTTCCACATCGAGCGGGGGCTGGATGCGCCGCACTGGCCGGACACCACCCTGCGCACGTTGCTGGGCGGCTACGTGGAGACGTACCGGATGATTGGCCAGGAGGTGCAGCTCCAGGACGCGGTGCCGGTGGGCATCCAGCTGGCGTTCACCGTCCAGGTGGGGCCGGACTACTTCCAGTCCGAGGTCCGCTCCGCGGTGGAGCAGGCCCTCGGGCGCGGCCCGGGAGGGTTCTTCGAGCCGGGCCGGCTGCGCTTCGGCGAGGACGTCAACGCCAGCGACCTCATCCAGACGCTCACCGCGCTGGAGGGCGTGGAGACGGTGCAGTTGGATCAGCTCAAGCGTTTCGGCGCGCGCTACCTGGACCAGGTCGCCACCGGCCGCATCCTGCTCCAGGGCATCGAGCTGGCCACGTGTGACAACGACCCGGCCCATCCGGAGCGGGGCTCGTACACGTTGAACCTGCAGGGCGGGAGGCGAGGGTGAGCAAGTCAATGGACATCACCCGGTGGAACCGGGCGGGGTTGCGGCGCATCCGCTACGTGGACGCCAACGCGGCCACGCTGCTCGAGGAGCTCCGTGCGCGATTGGACGAGCGCTTCAACCGGCCGGAGGCGTCCGTCCGCTGGCCCGGGATGCAGGCTCCGGTTTCGGAGAGCGAGTCCGAGCGGCAGGCGCGGCTCGTGGCCCAGTACGAGGCCCCGCGCGCCTCCGTGCCGGATTGGGGGTGGGAGATTGCCCGCGCCCTGGCGCGTGCGACGCACGTCCTCACCGAGCACGTGGATGCCTATGCCAACGAGGGCTACCTGGGGACGGCGACCCAGTGGGAGAGCCTGCGCCGGCTGGTGGAGATGATCGACTACCACCCGTCGCCTCCCGCGTCGGCCTTCACGCCGCTGGTGGTGCACGCGAAGGCGGGGACGCGGGGACGGCTGGGGCGCGGCTTCGCGGTGCGGCACTCGCCGCCGGACGGGGGAGCGCCCGTCACGTTCGAGTCGCTCGACGACCTGGACGTGGACGCGGAGCTCAACCTGCTCCGGCCCGCGGGGCATGGGGTGAGTCCGGACGCGCTGGGACACTCCACGAAGAAGCTGGTGTTGGAGGGGAGCCTCTCCGGCATCAACACGGGGGAGCCCGTCGTCCTCGAGAGCGAGGTGGATGGGCGGTGCGTGGCCTTCGTGGTGGACAGCGTCCTCCAGGAGGCGGGGACCACGACCCTGCGGGTGACCCCCACGCTCCCGAGCAACGTCTTCACGCTCGGGCGCACGCGCGTGCATGTCCGCCCCAAGGAGCGGTTGCCGGTCCAGGGGCCGCTGCGGACGGGCGGCGCGGTGGGGTTGACGCTGCGGCTGGCGGTGGAGCCGCGGGGCCTGCTCGCGGGGGACATCGTCACCGTGTCGGACGGGCAGCGGCGCTACTACCGGCGCGTCACCGCCGTGGACGGGAAGAAGGTGGGGTTGGACCAGGGCGTCGGCGAGCTGGCCCTGTCGCAGGCGGTGCTGGCCCGGCCGGTGGTGGTGCCGGTGGCGCGGCAGATGGGGAAGCGGATCCTCACCTCGAGCGAGCCGCCCACGGCGGCGTACTTCGTCCAGGTCCCCGGTGCCTGGCAGCGCTTGAACGGGGAGACGCTGGGGGACCCGCGCGCCTTCGAGGACCCGGTGCGGGAGTACGAGGTGCACGTGGTGTCCGCCGCCGAGGTCCCGGTGGAGACCTCCGAGGAGGCGAATCGAGGCTACACCCTGCTCAAGCTCACCCAGCGGCTCGGTGCGGGAGAGACGGAGGCGTCGCTGCTCAACCCGCAGTCCTTCCTGGCGCCGCCGCCCGCGTCCGCGGGGGGCTGGGAGGTGGACACCTTCCTGATGGCGGACGACTCGGCGTCGTTGCTGCCACGGACCCTGTGGGCGGACAAGCCCAAGGGGATTTCGGCGGGGGACTTCGCGGTGGTGGTGACGGGCGTGCAGGCCTCGTGGGGGCGGCTGGCCTCGGTGGCGAACAACGCCGAGCTGGG
This DNA window, taken from Corallococcus coralloides DSM 2259, encodes the following:
- a CDS encoding LysM peptidoglycan-binding domain-containing protein, coding for MFPRDSRYAKARAFDEDPVLGEVFRGVRPRAIGPATGVLEHVVRSGERLDLLARHYYNDARLWWRILDANPGFLFGGDLTLDGFVGQVILIPRATE
- a CDS encoding phage late control D family protein — protein: MLADLFSERFRAPVECAIEVRGRPITSLYPFLREARVEMSRDRVGVATLVFDTRRDESGRWTVQDAEVLAPWEPILIEARFGQRTEEVLRGFVREVRADYPEDMGTARVTVSCQDESLAMDREHVRRVWGAEVPTSDGVLLAEIAARHGLAVDPTSGAGLSGLVVPQDSSDIRFLRARAEANGYELLVRGGVIYFGPMRLDAEPQPTIRVYAGLDTHCRALSVTTDGHRPNTVAVDLAPLSGAEPRRQEVTPDLPLLGTRQAHGGREGRDFTWLLTREGAVDEEELLARARRKVNDFSLRVRAEGELDGTAYGHVLKVGQPVGVDGVGEWLGGIYYVDAVTHVFSHEGYRQGLRLLRNAYGDNLGGGALNVLGGLL
- a CDS encoding phage baseplate assembly protein V, with protein sequence MTPELLTELVRHTRDKYFGKYRGFVVDNQDPEGLGRLKLRVPSVLGAEPSPWALPCVPFGGAAGHGWFAIPEVDAQVWVEFEEGDLRRPIWTGTFWQKKEDVPEDAAKTPPTTRLLRTPAGHVLRFDDAKDEEAVLLHHPKGAELSIDPKGTVALTDAKGATVVLDAEGEELRVEDSHGNSLVLSSSGVRVEDSHGNTIETASSGVKVKGQQVVVEGTQVLLGGSGGEPVIKGQSFLTLFATHVHTSSAPGGPTSPPIPQGEMSTLSTSVMTK
- a CDS encoding GPW/gp25 family protein, which codes for MSEPFDQRQRLGDPPCLAFPFRVEAQGPAISRRGQHVREQIEQVLFTTPGERVFRPDFGGGAKMLVFEPNGTPLWDVTRRRMQAALADALRGEVDPGSLELEVTGEDEKLQLVVRYRLTTLGVPQQQLFAVGGVGG
- a CDS encoding baseplate J/gp47 family protein codes for the protein MSKSMDITRWNRAGLRRIRYVDANAATLLEELRARLDERFNRPEASVRWPGMQAPVSESESERQARLVAQYEAPRASVPDWGWEIARALARATHVLTEHVDAYANEGYLGTATQWESLRRLVEMIDYHPSPPASAFTPLVVHAKAGTRGRLGRGFAVRHSPPDGGAPVTFESLDDLDVDAELNLLRPAGHGVSPDALGHSTKKLVLEGSLSGINTGEPVVLESEVDGRCVAFVVDSVLQEAGTTTLRVTPTLPSNVFTLGRTRVHVRPKERLPVQGPLRTGGAVGLTLRLAVEPRGLLAGDIVTVSDGQRRYYRRVTAVDGKKVGLDQGVGELALSQAVLARPVVVPVARQMGKRILTSSEPPTAAYFVQVPGAWQRLNGETLGDPRAFEDPVREYEVHVVSAAEVPVETSEEANRGYTLLKLTQRLGAGETEASLLNPQSFLAPPPASAGGWEVDTFLMADDSASLLPRTLWADKPKGISAGDFAVVVTGVQASWGRLASVANNAELGRTELVPVDGWQGRGGGEFPRAETRVYGRFQEVARLVGWDENATPLSGTQVPLDTVPRGLTFGRAVVVRQEGGTAPPLLTRVQGTGEGFVALVDPLPSGSTVDNLVLHANVVLVGHGERKPEEVLGSGDATQTGQAFVLRERGLSFVADSTRASGVRADLEVKVAGRRWQAVESLRESGPTDPHYTVRLVRDGELAVVFGDGRNGRRLPTGANNVRVGFRAGSGLRGNLPAGSLAKPSRPHALVEAVEQPLPASGGNDMEDVEALRRTAPATVLTLERAVSTEDFASLAMGHSSVWQARALLKRNPGSRMELVEVVVVPADGGELGPLKQSLADFLRAHALPGVEVSLSRYLSEPVTLDVEVEVDTRAFNPDAVVQAVRAALLDALSLRHRGLGQALYLSDVYKVVEAVTGVESSICVMAGVPGLQRKDAPSGAHVVYLAPEGQDLSVRFKEYSL